The Synergistaceae bacterium genome includes a region encoding these proteins:
- a CDS encoding MFS transporter has product MTDKKLFYTCYYAFFYCGVVMITIGSALPDIRAAYNLSESLSGALLSFYSLGNLVSGILIGLAGLYLGQKKSIILMTMLILAGFSLLILSKLHVMLFFACALIGIGRGSSISFSQRGVIILSGGNNRATGLLHAFFAVGAIIAPLIFSILRLITWRAGLIFVIALGLIELILFVSVKDYSALETLKDSDSDSQANKSSKSIEFLKDSGFIIISCLMFLYLCCEFAVNGWLVTYMNHKSMTMNFSQSMASLLWLVMLTGRLFCVWLAKYVHEKKILLISGIGAAVFFAVMLKSEGKIFIALSVACLGFCMAGISPIIYASSAPYTNKYPLAMGILFTIGCCGGTIMPLITGFIAEFYGFDGGMSAILVTFILLIIFAVINLRRE; this is encoded by the coding sequence ATGACGGACAAGAAATTATTTTACACGTGTTATTATGCGTTTTTTTACTGCGGGGTCGTGATGATAACAATAGGTTCTGCGCTTCCGGATATTAGGGCGGCCTATAATTTATCAGAAAGTTTAAGCGGTGCATTATTGTCATTTTATTCGCTGGGAAATCTTGTATCAGGAATATTAATCGGTCTTGCGGGCTTATATCTCGGACAGAAAAAATCTATTATTCTCATGACTATGCTTATACTTGCTGGATTTTCGCTGTTAATTCTGAGCAAATTGCATGTTATGTTATTTTTTGCGTGTGCATTAATAGGAATCGGGCGGGGAAGTTCTATAAGTTTTTCGCAGCGTGGAGTAATAATTTTATCGGGTGGTAATAATAGAGCTACGGGTTTGCTTCACGCTTTTTTTGCTGTAGGTGCGATAATTGCGCCGTTGATATTTTCTATATTGAGGCTTATAACGTGGAGGGCGGGACTAATTTTTGTTATTGCACTTGGCCTGATTGAATTAATTTTGTTTGTGTCAGTAAAAGATTATTCCGCGCTTGAGACTCTGAAAGATTCTGACTCTGACTCTCAAGCAAATAAATCGAGTAAATCTATAGAATTTCTCAAGGACTCTGGATTTATTATAATTTCCTGCTTAATGTTCCTGTACCTGTGCTGTGAATTTGCTGTAAACGGCTGGCTTGTTACTTACATGAATCATAAATCAATGACGATGAATTTCAGTCAGTCAATGGCTTCGTTATTATGGCTAGTTATGCTGACTGGTCGATTATTTTGTGTTTGGCTTGCTAAATACGTGCATGAGAAAAAAATTTTGCTGATTTCTGGAATAGGGGCGGCGGTTTTCTTTGCTGTTATGCTGAAGTCTGAAGGTAAAATTTTTATTGCGCTTAGTGTTGCGTGTTTGGGATTCTGTATGGCTGGAATAAGCCCGATAATTTACGCGTCGTCAGCACCTTACACGAACAAATACCCGTTAGCGATGGGAATATTATTCACGATAGGCTGCTGCGGAGGGACAATAATGCCGCTAATTACAGGTTTTATCGCGGAGTTTTACGGATTTGACGGCGGAATGTCTGCGATATTAGTTACGTTTATATTGCTGATAATTTTTGCGGTGATAAATCTTAGACGGGAGTAA